One Halorientalis litorea DNA segment encodes these proteins:
- a CDS encoding ABC transporter permease, translating into MSLPSLFRKELLWSRHRILTLVLLLLLLPAFFAYTTVIFQTVVPEDTPIAIVPETDDVSADGLDIIEGGAALFSAPERYESEERAMRALRREEVYAVLVVPPGILDESTTDATFTLAIDGGMVPFGDPSIAIRNIMEPRLNQNLPADIRVERTVVGAERTLSEFLVPVFMMGMVLLFAFTYFPYNLARESDVLERVLVSTSLDAVIATKILYHAMLLLVPIGAFAAAANALGYSVAVLSPSAIAVFLLTFVYLAAISAAVMVLTDFSALGRFCNVALLFGSITFSSLVYPVGFFSPLRKELARSIPLHHSMVASRSLTLKQVDASLFADRFLLLGGFTLASLLALKLAIEHYKRTA; encoded by the coding sequence ATGAGTCTCCCGTCGCTGTTCAGGAAAGAACTCCTCTGGAGTCGGCACCGAATCCTCACGCTCGTCCTGCTGTTGCTCCTCCTCCCGGCCTTCTTTGCGTACACGACGGTCATCTTCCAGACCGTCGTTCCCGAGGACACGCCCATCGCCATCGTCCCGGAAACCGACGACGTGTCGGCGGACGGCCTCGACATCATCGAGGGTGGTGCCGCCCTCTTCTCGGCCCCCGAGCGATACGAGAGCGAGGAGCGCGCGATGCGGGCACTCAGGCGCGAAGAGGTGTACGCCGTGTTGGTCGTCCCGCCCGGCATCTTGGACGAGTCGACGACGGATGCGACGTTCACGCTCGCAATCGACGGGGGGATGGTTCCGTTCGGGGACCCCTCCATCGCCATCCGCAACATCATGGAACCGCGTCTGAACCAGAACCTCCCCGCCGACATCCGGGTGGAGCGGACCGTCGTCGGGGCCGAGCGGACACTCTCGGAGTTTCTCGTCCCGGTGTTCATGATGGGGATGGTCCTCCTGTTCGCGTTCACCTACTTCCCGTACAACCTCGCCCGGGAGAGCGACGTGTTGGAGCGTGTACTCGTCTCTACCTCGTTGGACGCCGTGATAGCGACCAAGATACTCTACCACGCGATGCTGTTGCTGGTCCCCATCGGCGCGTTCGCGGCGGCGGCGAACGCGCTCGGATACTCGGTGGCCGTGTTGTCACCCAGTGCTATCGCCGTCTTCCTGCTGACGTTCGTCTACCTCGCGGCCATCAGCGCGGCGGTGATGGTTCTCACAGACTTCAGCGCGCTCGGGCGGTTCTGCAACGTCGCCCTCCTGTTCGGGTCGATCACTTTCTCCAGTCTCGTCTACCCCGTCGGCTTCTTCTCGCCGCTCCGGAAGGAACTCGCGCGGTCGATTCCGCTCCACCACTCGATGGTCGCGTCCCGGAGTCTGACGCTCAAGCAGGTCGACGCCTCGCTCTTTGCCGACCGGTTCCTCCTCCTCGGCGGGTTCACGCTCGCGTCGCTGCTCGCGCTGAAACTGGCCATCGAACACTACAAACGGACCGCCTGA
- a CDS encoding ATP-binding cassette domain-containing protein, translated as MTAEMSPDRAPLELHNLEKTYGGVTALSGVDLAVEAGTFHCLVGPNGSGKTTLFQVVLGLTNATSGTVSRPADGIGCGFQRANFYRHLTVAENLSVFAALSGADDEEWQDRLVETLRLDRVLDRPAGDLSGGFAKKLDLALALLDRPSVVLLDEPLGDLDDVSKEILLEFLAAYRDEGNAILVSTHHLDDFEPYLDRLTVLYDGDVVLDAPADRIDTGQYGSLHELYLATVRARESGTA; from the coding sequence ATGACTGCAGAGATGTCCCCGGACCGCGCACCGCTCGAACTTCACAACCTCGAAAAGACCTACGGCGGCGTCACGGCACTGTCGGGCGTCGACCTCGCCGTGGAGGCGGGAACGTTCCACTGTCTGGTCGGCCCGAACGGGTCCGGCAAGACAACGCTCTTTCAGGTCGTCCTCGGGTTGACCAACGCCACGTCGGGTACCGTCTCGCGGCCCGCCGACGGCATCGGCTGTGGATTCCAGCGGGCGAACTTCTACCGACACCTCACCGTCGCGGAGAACCTCTCCGTGTTCGCCGCACTCTCCGGTGCGGACGACGAGGAGTGGCAGGACCGTCTCGTCGAGACCCTCCGACTGGACCGTGTCCTCGACCGCCCTGCTGGCGACCTCTCGGGTGGCTTCGCGAAGAAACTCGACCTCGCGCTCGCGTTGCTCGACCGGCCGTCGGTCGTGCTGCTGGACGAACCGCTCGGTGACCTCGACGACGTGTCCAAGGAGATACTGCTGGAGTTTCTGGCGGCCTACCGCGACGAGGGCAACGCAATCTTGGTCTCGACACACCACCTCGACGACTTCGAACCGTATCTCGACCGATTGACGGTCCTCTACGACGGCGACGTGGTACTCGACGCGCCGGCGGACCGCATCGACACCGGCCAGTACGGCAGCCTCCACGAACTGTACCTCGCCACCGTCCGTGCGCGCGAGTCCGGGACGGCCTGA
- a CDS encoding ribonucleoside-diphosphate reductase encodes MTQVEDASRDMRLDPDSFAQGYFKNAVYRHWDPYDIEGLEQDRERMIEYDPTESEMEETRTSVARFGAGEEAVTEDLMPLALVLEDINDQMFISSQIYEEAKHTQFFDRYWREVFNPVAEECGLEVTDPTDQRYFNDDYIAVFDKTEAAMERLLEEDTPENRVRAYCHYHLGVESVLAQTGYYGITSSFSDRGADDIALGDWPDSDGLVNGISKIRSDEGRHVGFGMQKVRGYVQRGEVDESVVQEVLQDLMPHIAGTVSDFEENINPVPLVNYARDKLTRRIEIITDAEAEIPGVDDLVKLDDSDETAAAD; translated from the coding sequence ATGACACAGGTTGAGGACGCGAGCCGCGACATGCGGCTCGACCCGGACTCGTTCGCGCAGGGCTATTTCAAAAACGCCGTCTATCGGCACTGGGACCCGTACGACATCGAGGGGTTGGAGCAGGACCGAGAGCGGATGATAGAGTACGACCCGACCGAGAGCGAGATGGAGGAGACGCGGACGTCCGTCGCGCGGTTCGGTGCGGGGGAGGAAGCGGTGACGGAGGACCTGATGCCGCTGGCACTGGTTCTGGAGGACATCAACGACCAGATGTTCATCTCCAGCCAGATTTACGAGGAGGCGAAACACACCCAGTTCTTCGACCGCTACTGGCGCGAAGTGTTCAACCCCGTCGCCGAGGAGTGTGGACTCGAAGTGACGGACCCGACGGACCAGCGATACTTCAACGACGACTACATCGCCGTCTTCGACAAGACGGAAGCGGCGATGGAACGACTGCTGGAGGAGGACACGCCCGAGAACCGCGTTCGCGCGTACTGCCACTACCACCTCGGCGTCGAGAGCGTGCTGGCACAGACGGGGTACTACGGCATCACGTCCTCGTTCAGCGACCGAGGGGCCGACGATATCGCGCTCGGTGACTGGCCCGACTCCGATGGCTTGGTCAACGGTATCAGCAAGATTCGCTCCGACGAGGGCCGCCACGTCGGCTTCGGGATGCAGAAAGTGCGGGGCTACGTCCAGCGCGGCGAAGTCGACGAGTCCGTGGTCCAAGAGGTACTGCAGGACCTGATGCCCCACATCGCCGGGACGGTGAGCGACTTCGAGGAGAACATCAACCCCGTGCCGCTGGTCAACTACGCCCGGGACAAACTGACCCGCCGCATCGAAATCATCACCGACGCCGAGGCAGAGATTCCCGGTGTCGACGACCTCGTCAAACTCGACGACAGCGACGAGACGGCCGCCGCCGACTGA
- a CDS encoding amidase, protein MVEENFESATALAAAVRAGDVSPVELVEQYLDRIERRDDNLNAYVTVLGERAREQAREAERAVETGDELGPLHGVPVAIKDLHQPIEGVPNTMGLKPLADNVAEETGLIVERLEAAGAIVLGTTNTPEMGHTMRTYNELVGPTATPFDPEGERNAGGSSGGSAAALADGLCALATGSDVGGSLRIPAACCGVVSVKPTFGLVPKDNRPDAFSSATPVGVLGPLARTVEDAALMLSVVAGHDDADPFSVQTPDHDYVSATDGDATDYSVAYTPDLDTFPVAESVRSVCRAAVDALDGAGATVTDTDVDAPPKGDLNFAYGTTATPLFAARAEWLDEAYDVDVTGDDADDLSSTFVRTVQMGQGHDTVDYLRANETRTTLYDAVEAVLEGHDVLAMPATATPPLTHDEPYPTEIDGEATGGLPMDWGLAWPFNMTGHPVVTVPAGLTDDGLPVGLQLVGKRYGEADLLAVASALEAERPWADTYPGTE, encoded by the coding sequence ATGGTCGAAGAGAACTTCGAGTCCGCGACAGCCCTCGCGGCCGCCGTGCGGGCGGGCGATGTCTCACCCGTCGAGTTGGTCGAGCAGTATCTGGACCGCATCGAACGGCGTGACGACAACCTGAACGCCTACGTCACCGTCCTCGGCGAGCGGGCGCGCGAGCAGGCACGGGAGGCCGAACGGGCAGTCGAGACCGGCGACGAGTTGGGGCCGCTCCACGGCGTGCCCGTCGCCATCAAGGACCTTCATCAGCCAATCGAGGGCGTCCCCAACACGATGGGGCTGAAGCCGCTGGCGGACAACGTCGCCGAGGAGACGGGACTCATTGTCGAGCGACTCGAAGCGGCCGGTGCTATCGTCCTCGGGACGACGAACACGCCCGAGATGGGGCACACGATGCGGACGTACAACGAACTCGTCGGCCCGACGGCGACGCCGTTCGACCCCGAGGGCGAACGCAACGCCGGCGGGTCCTCGGGCGGGTCCGCGGCGGCACTCGCGGACGGCCTCTGCGCGCTGGCCACCGGGTCCGACGTTGGCGGGTCACTTCGGATTCCGGCGGCCTGCTGTGGCGTCGTCTCGGTCAAACCGACGTTCGGGTTGGTGCCCAAGGACAACCGCCCCGACGCGTTCAGTTCGGCGACGCCGGTGGGCGTCCTCGGTCCGCTCGCCCGGACCGTCGAGGACGCCGCGCTGATGCTCTCGGTGGTCGCGGGCCACGACGACGCCGACCCGTTCAGCGTCCAGACGCCCGACCACGACTACGTGTCCGCGACCGACGGCGACGCGACCGACTACAGCGTGGCCTACACGCCGGACCTCGACACGTTCCCGGTGGCCGAGTCCGTCCGCTCGGTCTGCCGAGCGGCCGTCGACGCGCTGGACGGCGCGGGTGCGACTGTCACGGACACCGACGTCGACGCACCGCCGAAAGGAGACCTGAACTTCGCCTACGGGACGACGGCGACGCCCCTGTTCGCCGCTCGCGCCGAGTGGTTGGACGAGGCCTACGACGTGGACGTGACCGGCGACGACGCCGACGACCTCTCCAGTACGTTCGTCCGGACCGTCCAGATGGGGCAGGGCCACGACACCGTGGACTACCTCCGGGCCAACGAGACGCGGACCACGCTGTACGACGCCGTCGAGGCCGTGCTGGAGGGCCACGACGTGCTGGCGATGCCCGCGACGGCGACGCCGCCGCTCACCCACGACGAACCCTATCCGACGGAGATAGACGGCGAGGCGACGGGCGGCCTCCCGATGGACTGGGGGCTGGCGTGGCCGTTCAACATGACCGGCCACCCCGTCGTGACCGTTCCGGCGGGCCTGACCGACGACGGCCTCCCGGTCGGATTACAACTCGTTGGGAAGCGGTACGGCGAAGCCGACCTGCTGGCCGTCGCGAGCGCGCTCGAAGCCGAGCGTCCGTGGGCCGACACCTACCCCGGGACCGAGTAA
- a CDS encoding NAD(P)/FAD-dependent oxidoreductase, whose translation MSEPQEYEVVVVGGGPAGLTAALYTTRLGHDTAIINRGGGRAAMMRDTHNVIGITEDTSGNELLQTAIEQVKGYGADYHRDFVTDAERLDDGRIRLEAGDVTAVTDRVVLATGFSDGHPDPPVPRTGRGLHYCLHCDAYMFVDESVYVMGHGDSTAHVAMIMLNFTDEVDVLLDGDDPTWSDETDELVRAHPVDIVEEEVTGVENGEDGWLNALEFADGTRREYRGGFAMYGAEYNTDLAEQLGVEVNDDGTVAVDDHGNTSEDGVYAVGDIVPGHNQIPVAMGQGAKAGIDIHYDLRTFPMSVDEIEARDGIDATDTPAVSDELRAHAAAHRGEDGGEATADD comes from the coding sequence ATGAGCGAGCCACAGGAGTACGAAGTCGTCGTCGTCGGCGGTGGCCCCGCGGGGTTGACGGCCGCCCTCTACACGACGCGGTTGGGTCACGACACCGCGATTATCAACCGCGGTGGCGGCCGCGCGGCGATGATGCGGGACACGCACAACGTCATCGGGATTACCGAAGACACGTCGGGTAACGAGTTGCTCCAGACGGCCATCGAGCAGGTGAAGGGCTACGGCGCGGACTACCACCGCGACTTCGTGACCGACGCGGAGCGGTTGGACGACGGCCGCATCCGACTCGAAGCCGGGGACGTGACCGCCGTCACCGACCGGGTGGTGCTCGCAACCGGATTCAGCGACGGCCACCCCGACCCGCCGGTCCCCCGGACGGGGCGGGGCCTCCACTACTGCCTGCACTGTGACGCCTACATGTTCGTCGACGAGTCGGTGTACGTGATGGGCCACGGCGACAGCACCGCACACGTCGCCATGATAATGCTCAACTTCACCGACGAGGTGGACGTGCTGTTGGACGGCGACGACCCGACGTGGAGCGACGAAACCGACGAACTCGTGCGCGCACACCCGGTCGATATCGTCGAGGAAGAGGTTACCGGCGTGGAGAACGGGGAGGACGGATGGCTCAACGCACTGGAGTTCGCCGACGGGACCCGCCGGGAGTACCGCGGCGGCTTCGCCATGTACGGCGCGGAGTACAACACCGACCTCGCCGAGCAATTGGGCGTCGAGGTGAACGACGACGGCACCGTCGCCGTCGACGACCACGGCAACACCAGCGAGGACGGCGTCTACGCCGTCGGCGACATCGTGCCCGGCCACAACCAGATTCCGGTCGCGATGGGGCAAGGCGCGAAGGCGGGCATCGACATCCACTACGACCTCCGGACTTTCCCGATGTCCGTGGACGAAATCGAGGCACGCGATGGTATCGACGCGACGGACACGCCTGCCGTCTCGGACGAACTCCGGGCGCACGCGGCGGCCCACCGCGGCGAGGACGGCGGCGAGGCGACGGCCGACGACTGA
- a CDS encoding DUF7110 family protein, whose protein sequence is MTSRVYRLHSTLELPLEDVYDHFENPNLPVEMQDIDITRRNNTLIISAVAADESMSKYTPTAQLKASITENRVYEEEPEDGPGGPGGGPGGPQWGTLEEEEEEIESELVEYACFKGDRETVLQNTALQYPMFEVLCEIARIAEKGTLTAVVAVDGELQATRIVDGEDRPASVNVVEEPREEDGANGVNWRDNEFIS, encoded by the coding sequence ATGACCAGCCGTGTATACAGACTTCACTCGACACTCGAATTGCCACTCGAAGACGTGTACGACCACTTCGAGAATCCCAATCTCCCGGTGGAGATGCAGGACATCGACATCACCCGCCGGAACAACACCCTCATTATCAGTGCTGTCGCGGCCGACGAGAGCATGAGCAAGTACACCCCGACGGCCCAGCTAAAGGCCTCGATAACCGAGAACCGGGTGTACGAGGAGGAACCGGAAGACGGCCCCGGTGGTCCCGGTGGCGGCCCGGGCGGCCCGCAGTGGGGCACGCTCGAAGAGGAAGAGGAAGAAATCGAATCGGAACTCGTCGAGTACGCCTGTTTCAAGGGCGACCGCGAGACGGTCCTCCAGAACACCGCCCTCCAGTACCCGATGTTCGAGGTACTCTGTGAAATCGCCCGCATCGCCGAGAAGGGGACGCTGACCGCAGTCGTCGCCGTGGACGGCGAACTGCAGGCGACCCGCATCGTGGACGGTGAGGACCGCCCGGCGTCGGTCAACGTCGTCGAGGAACCCCGCGAAGAGGACGGCGCGAACGGCGTCAACTGGCGCGACAACGAGTTCATCTCGTAA
- a CDS encoding type IV pilin yields MRIQKLLTDDDAVSPVIGVILMVAITVILAAVIASFVLGLGNTQSATPTVSFNTDYTEATSDDGNLTITHDSGETVRANEIIIRGQNGSNGGNAITSYNTPWVAFANASGYAPTANTAPESLYADSTASHARYEGTNSSDISGEPAVSSGDFIRFPVGSDADLDVVYVPADGGSTATLTEFTGPDA; encoded by the coding sequence ATGCGAATTCAAAAACTGTTAACCGACGACGATGCAGTCAGTCCGGTCATCGGGGTCATCCTGATGGTCGCAATTACCGTCATCCTGGCGGCCGTCATCGCCTCCTTCGTGCTGGGGCTGGGGAACACACAGAGTGCCACACCGACTGTCAGCTTCAACACTGACTATACCGAAGCAACTAGCGACGACGGGAACCTAACCATCACCCACGACAGTGGTGAAACCGTCCGAGCAAATGAAATCATTATCCGGGGGCAAAATGGTTCTAACGGTGGGAACGCAATCACCAGTTACAACACACCATGGGTCGCGTTCGCCAACGCTTCCGGTTATGCACCCACTGCGAACACTGCTCCCGAGTCACTCTACGCTGATTCGACGGCCAGTCACGCGCGATACGAGGGAACGAACAGCTCGGATATCTCGGGCGAACCCGCTGTCTCGTCCGGTGACTTCATTCGCTTCCCCGTCGGCTCCGACGCCGACCTCGATGTGGTCTACGTCCCAGCTGACGGCGGGTCAACAGCTACCTTGACCGAGTTCACCGGTCCCGACGCGTAG
- a CDS encoding type IV pilin, translating into MQVRELLTDDDAVSPVIGVILMVAITVILAAVIASFVLGLGNTQSATPTVSFNTDYTEFNDDEGNLTVTHDSGETVLASEVYVRGQNGSNGGNSVTSWNTPWIAFANSTNSRPATEPSGTYGDTPGLRYKATNSSDVSGEPAVSSGDFLRFPVGSNAEIDIVYVPADSGNTATLTEFNGPDA; encoded by the coding sequence ATGCAGGTGCGAGAACTGCTTACAGACGACGACGCAGTCAGTCCGGTCATCGGGGTCATCCTGATGGTCGCAATTACCGTCATCCTGGCGGCCGTCATCGCCTCCTTCGTGCTGGGGCTGGGGAACACACAGAGTGCCACACCGACTGTCAGCTTCAACACTGACTATACGGAATTCAACGACGACGAGGGTAATCTAACCGTTACCCATGACAGTGGTGAAACCGTCCTCGCAAGCGAGGTTTACGTCCGGGGGCAGAACGGCTCCAACGGTGGTAATTCCGTCACGAGTTGGAACACTCCGTGGATTGCGTTTGCTAACAGTACTAACTCACGGCCGGCAACCGAGCCAAGCGGGACCTACGGCGACACACCCGGTCTCCGCTACAAAGCGACCAACAGCTCGGATGTCTCGGGCGAACCCGCTGTCTCGTCCGGTGACTTCCTCCGGTTCCCTGTCGGCTCCAACGCCGAGATCGACATCGTCTACGTCCCGGCGGACTCCGGTAACACTGCGACGTTGACCGAGTTCAACGGTCCCGACGCGTAG
- a CDS encoding type IV pilin: protein MQLKQLFDDDNAVSPVIGVILMVAITVILAAVIATFVLGLGEQVSSTTPTASFTTEFSKLSGQSSGNLTITHDGGSTIAAGEVFIRGQNGSNGGNDISNYNTAWSHFTNASSPYPSGNFKSAGTNSTSIGGETAIGAGDFLRFPVGSDAELRIIYDGGDGQTSTLATFSGPDA, encoded by the coding sequence ATGCAACTGAAACAACTATTCGACGACGACAACGCGGTGAGCCCGGTCATCGGGGTCATCCTGATGGTCGCGATTACCGTCATCCTCGCGGCAGTCATAGCAACGTTCGTACTCGGCCTCGGTGAGCAGGTGAGTTCGACGACGCCGACGGCGAGTTTCACGACCGAGTTCAGCAAGCTCAGCGGACAGAGTAGCGGGAATTTGACGATTACCCACGACGGCGGTTCCACAATCGCGGCTGGCGAGGTGTTCATCCGCGGGCAGAACGGCTCGAACGGCGGGAACGACATCTCGAACTACAACACGGCGTGGTCACACTTCACCAACGCCAGCAGTCCGTACCCGAGTGGGAACTTCAAATCGGCAGGGACGAACAGCACGTCCATCGGTGGAGAGACGGCAATCGGTGCCGGTGACTTCCTCCGGTTCCCCGTCGGTTCGGACGCGGAACTCCGCATCATCTACGACGGTGGCGACGGACAGACGTCCACGCTAGCGACGTTCAGCGGCCCCGACGCGTAA
- a CDS encoding monovalent cation/H+ antiporter subunit E — translation MTTGRFVVPVSESVTIRNTVAHAVRRAQDSPDAEPVVHFVYPLARRLRSGEDATATEFLERVTVWAREDLGDDEGAVDIETTVVGADQYLFGPGDYADAIESYAREQDLDTVLLDPEFNPTGATPLLPPLEAELERAGLTISEAPVERQTRRPRLVRPGGLGQYLLLAGLSFAFYLLVSGSLAVFELVTGAISAAVVATLLWRVSLTGPTRPATLLGRVARMGLYVPYLLWEIVKANVAIAYVVLHPNLPIDPKMVEFDAAVWSELPVTTLANSITLTPGTLTVDVTRRHFTVHTLTDGAREDLFAGGLERAVRFVFYGRGPADIPSPRERGEGVEQGAADGTAGTPAETDGGTAE, via the coding sequence ATGACGACTGGCCGGTTCGTGGTACCGGTGAGCGAATCGGTGACCATCCGAAACACGGTCGCGCACGCCGTCCGCCGGGCACAGGACTCCCCGGACGCCGAGCCGGTGGTCCACTTCGTCTATCCGCTCGCCCGCCGACTCAGGTCGGGCGAGGATGCCACCGCGACGGAGTTCCTCGAACGGGTCACCGTCTGGGCCCGCGAGGACCTCGGCGATGACGAGGGGGCCGTGGACATCGAGACAACGGTCGTCGGTGCCGACCAGTACCTGTTCGGGCCGGGCGATTACGCCGATGCTATCGAGTCATACGCGCGCGAGCAGGATCTCGATACCGTCCTGCTGGACCCCGAGTTCAACCCGACCGGTGCGACGCCCCTCCTCCCGCCACTGGAGGCGGAACTCGAACGCGCCGGACTGACGATTTCAGAGGCACCGGTGGAACGACAGACCCGCCGCCCGCGTCTCGTTCGCCCCGGCGGCCTCGGCCAGTACCTGCTCCTCGCAGGCCTTTCGTTTGCGTTTTACCTCCTCGTCAGCGGGTCACTCGCCGTCTTCGAACTCGTGACGGGTGCCATCAGTGCCGCCGTCGTGGCGACGCTCCTCTGGCGCGTGTCGCTGACTGGGCCGACGCGGCCCGCGACGCTGCTGGGCCGCGTCGCCCGAATGGGGCTGTACGTCCCCTACCTCCTGTGGGAAATCGTCAAGGCGAACGTCGCCATCGCCTACGTGGTGTTGCACCCGAACCTCCCCATCGACCCGAAGATGGTGGAGTTCGACGCGGCCGTCTGGTCGGAATTGCCGGTGACGACGCTCGCGAACTCCATCACGCTGACCCCGGGGACGCTCACCGTCGACGTGACGCGCCGGCACTTCACCGTCCACACGCTGACGGACGGTGCCCGCGAGGACCTGTTCGCCGGTGGGTTAGAGCGTGCCGTCCGGTTCGTCTTCTACGGCCGCGGGCCGGCCGACATCCCGAGTCCCCGTGAGCGCGGGGAAGGTGTCGAGCAAGGGGCCGCCGACGGGACCGCTGGTACCCCCGCAGAGACCGACGGAGGGACCGCCGAATGA
- a CDS encoding monovalent cation/H+ antiporter complex subunit F — MTLVTDALWVAVAAFVLLSVVIVYRIVRGPTMQDRVIAVNVVGTNTVVIIALVAAATDNAGILDIALIYALLNFLMSIAISKFTVERGGVL; from the coding sequence ATGACGCTCGTGACCGACGCGCTGTGGGTCGCCGTCGCGGCGTTCGTCCTCCTCTCGGTGGTCATCGTCTACCGCATCGTCCGCGGGCCGACGATGCAGGACCGGGTCATCGCCGTCAACGTCGTCGGGACGAACACTGTCGTCATCATCGCGCTGGTCGCCGCGGCGACGGACAACGCCGGTATCCTCGACATCGCGCTGATTTACGCCCTGCTGAACTTCCTGATGAGCATCGCTATCTCGAAGTTCACCGTCGAGCGCGGAGGTGTGCTGTAA
- the mnhG gene encoding monovalent cation/H(+) antiporter subunit G yields the protein MTPLEIAVVALLAGGVFFGLVAAVGIVRLPDLYTRTHAASKTDTLGAGFSLAAVALVLNAQLPTVKTVLLLVFLFITNPTAAHAIARAAADQDIEPWTTEGGDD from the coding sequence GTGACGCCCCTCGAAATCGCCGTCGTCGCGTTGCTGGCCGGCGGCGTGTTCTTCGGACTGGTCGCGGCGGTCGGTATCGTCCGCCTGCCGGACCTCTACACCCGGACCCACGCCGCCTCGAAGACCGACACCCTCGGTGCGGGTTTCTCGCTCGCCGCCGTCGCGCTCGTCCTGAACGCACAACTGCCGACCGTCAAGACCGTTCTCCTACTGGTGTTCCTGTTCATCACGAACCCCACGGCTGCACACGCCATCGCTCGCGCCGCCGCGGACCAAGACATCGAACCGTGGACGACCGAGGGGGGTGACGACTGA
- a CDS encoding DUF4040 domain-containing protein — translation MVDPLALTLLSLVLACALATAVLRDVLGAIIAFAAYSLGISIIWVVLRAPDVGLTEAAVGAGVTTVLFLLTIAKTVRPSGDRLLVSPDPKGLAVAALLVGVLLTTLGALPPVGSDATPVATSEVTEYYLENAYKEAGVKNAVTAVLAAYRGFDTLGEAVVVFAAGVGLLVVLNKEVFE, via the coding sequence ATGGTCGACCCCCTCGCTCTCACGCTCCTCAGTCTGGTGTTGGCCTGCGCGCTGGCGACGGCGGTCCTCCGGGACGTGCTCGGGGCCATCATCGCCTTCGCCGCTTACAGCCTCGGCATCTCCATCATCTGGGTCGTCCTCCGTGCCCCCGACGTGGGCCTGACCGAGGCCGCGGTCGGTGCCGGCGTGACGACGGTCCTGTTCCTGCTGACCATCGCGAAGACGGTGCGGCCGTCGGGCGACCGCCTTCTGGTCTCCCCCGACCCGAAGGGTCTCGCGGTGGCCGCCCTGCTGGTCGGTGTGTTGTTGACGACGCTGGGGGCACTCCCGCCGGTCGGCAGCGACGCGACACCCGTGGCCACGTCGGAGGTCACGGAGTACTACCTCGAAAACGCCTACAAAGAGGCGGGCGTCAAGAACGCCGTGACCGCTGTGCTCGCGGCCTACCGTGGGTTCGACACGCTCGGCGAGGCCGTGGTGGTGTTCGCGGCGGGCGTCGGCCTGCTCGTCGTGTTGAACAAGGAGGTGTTCGAATGA
- a CDS encoding MnhB domain-containing protein — translation MSTDPEDGRERRLYVESPIIMATVRVVAPFVFTFGLYIMFHGADSAGGGFQGGVIVSTVILMLGIAFGIEPVREWLDPAAVVAVVGVGVGAFLLVGMGTVALGGAFLDYPVLPITKASKYGIEFVELAIGVIVSGIVVGLFFAIAAGVTQDDDETDREGGLL, via the coding sequence ATGAGTACCGACCCGGAGGACGGCCGGGAGCGTCGCCTCTACGTCGAGAGTCCAATCATCATGGCGACGGTCCGGGTCGTCGCGCCGTTCGTGTTCACGTTCGGTCTCTACATCATGTTCCACGGGGCCGACTCCGCGGGCGGTGGGTTCCAAGGGGGCGTCATCGTCAGCACCGTCATCCTGATGCTGGGCATCGCCTTCGGCATCGAACCCGTCCGGGAGTGGCTCGACCCCGCGGCCGTCGTCGCGGTGGTCGGCGTCGGCGTCGGTGCCTTCCTGCTCGTCGGGATGGGCACCGTCGCCCTCGGCGGCGCGTTCCTCGACTACCCGGTGTTGCCCATCACGAAGGCGAGCAAGTACGGCATCGAGTTCGTCGAACTCGCCATCGGCGTCATCGTCTCGGGCATCGTCGTCGGCCTGTTCTTCGCCATCGCCGCCGGCGTCACACAGGACGACGACGAGACCGACCGTGAGGGGGGATTGCTGTGA